In Leishmania panamensis strain MHOM/PA/94/PSC-1 chromosome 18 sequence, the following proteins share a genomic window:
- a CDS encoding hypothetical protein (TriTrypDB/GeneDB-style sysID: LpmP.18.0770) codes for MGYRDADIYNEVADVLGVLHDTVDMYISSMQDNEDSEHECNGALASASPTPTAAAAMEVAITRQHILENVPHLLYLCLSVRRMLRRAALLTRQPSRGNRSKSLSASDSMGRPTGTAARNEAARDLVLRKLSDVMENAHMIRGLVKLRHQQQHQQPSNSSYATSLDDTDGPLRMKQLIRVTLYNLEDTERLLRAAYLDEPPTGSVAGDGDDDDEADGPPLFPQSSPTRRTLARPYGQRLSYNGGGADHEGSRDSISGDGGGMNSSLPTPRSSTHTAPYMRHSSSLEPTNLLGGLWTTPNQDEHDSDNEAAPTVHLPGTAPALSTGAHSTSIAERSPQAEPFSAPTPFVTSAPKLSSSCVHFAIAKPPDFDDQNPSRCHSGLLSNPVVRRGRTDSDGNGRCTNDNSRHTVLSSELSFSGDGGGILQSTSFEHPRPSLTSVQHSSTFSAATTLTTVTETEGTDTTSTTPAIAEALQRRVSFSDRCSDPVLASSVTPSTPSMVTTDGTLNLQVLRLGDGAPPRSDNENSDVSSLGAIDCALSPLVGLPPRSPRWQNLQQLPISSAPLSGEVRLPHAPSPAFVGPDTRVTTCHMQRLPGELWNVIMADRRAEMEDVLRADVMDLFNYGEAAPTMRGEDVREVHFTVVGTHLYIRIELEHLRSLEESEINMRLNLCSYPLMTGLYEEFLREHQARELDPVEDTMATLSSGDGGARGGGNEKEKGDTHGSVEQCTKSMVSNSVATSYALSMPNLRVAVGKSDGNVGRTGAEASTAVASSDSVDVESSTLFREGATAVSASRHPHTVRIPGVHWARLLALPGLEKSDLKSAFVQDTGVALGVLPSEARAACQVVCLSPGSLVVNFVWDNAELYPGAVPLSVPDINAALQSCPYPSVRAFYANACAKLHLDDDLAVVPAAKHTSSSGGGGTAECVIAQLVLPNKSELDFSSSTDDDGEGEEAVSAPKSSSEGGLSTVIAPMARALAQAARASSTALSTVKKVLYAADKAPAASARVDSLQQQRGAPVPSFSRMDSTMSSESAEEVPRVAVPQPTVGSPIHSQKGRPQQRRRVHSSAGTSCVGAPATATATVADSSSSKTTARRATLESSRESATLNQFALNHGVSVSVLRQWNPALAELDADAVIPATATLYVPRLLPSSARKRWQAEPSLASEAGHHSDPTDGVLAAVTSTTPHLGTACLPASAAHPSAKTTAPPAASHAILTTVSSSPVLAAPKPLVPQHQPQGPPLPQTPAQAGSLEKAKNTTTTIPIQNNNTPVVATPLQPPSLSVKDVERRRAFLTSATVQSAEISASPSAVAVAPSASIFPIEMSRSTSPSLETQAAGGAKMPPGAIKVAKVPAQLGTTSTEQTAPLSAAVPTLALRSTREVLPLAQQPVSSMTTAKTAETKAPPAYIVYQLPKPQIDRAAEPRGIEAILAAHRVPRLRLDRVEKRSAAAVDDDARARAIDEEHVDYENRNKAVDRSTMLWERELGLRLDSLTVVQVRRGSVAARANVQPGDTLRTVDGQVLLSQYDFQRTMAHLQQQHRKRSEGRTVFVAAMTSRGTPVTYHLRLPPLHRDGTAALLPHPDLRLPLPLAAQQQTPPPLSRALPLSARMPSTPRGPQQHWGLQCSTQGFVRAPAKRAVPVSARTPVSTLDAAAHNTTRGHPGHASPVLLRHAKAPASVRLSSIGVGGAELGPGLARGIGRDDGALTRTRKYAA; via the coding sequence ATGGGCTACCGCGACGCCGATATTTACAATGAAGTGGCCGACGTGCTGGGGGTGCTGCACGACACGGTAGACATGTACATATCCTCCATGCAGGACAACGAGGACAGCGAGCATGAATGCAACGGGGCGTTGGCATCCGCGTCCCCTActcccactgctgccgccgcgatGGAGGTCGCCATCACTCGGCAGCACATTCTGGAAAACGTGCCTCATTTGCTGTACCTCTGCTTGTCTGTGCGGCGCATGTTGCGCAGGGCCGCTCTGCTGACCCGTCAGCCCTCGCGAGGGAACCGCAGCAAGTCCTTGAGCGCGTCTGACAGCATGGGCAGACCCACCGGGACGGCAGCGCGCAATGAAGCCGCCCGGGACCTTGTACTGCGAAAGCTCAGCGATGTCATGGAGAATGCCCACATGATACGCGGACTCGTGAAGCTGcggcaccaacagcagcaccagcagccgtCAAACTCGTCTTATGCGACGTCGCTGGACGACACTGATGGACCACTTCGCATGAAACAACTCATCCGTGTGACGCTGTACAATCTTGAAGATACGGAGCGACTTCTGCGCGCTGCCTACCTGGACGAGCCACCCACAGGCAGTGTAGCCGGGGacggagacgacgacgacgaagctGATGGTCCTCCGCTCTTTCCGCAGTCGTCACCTACGCGCCGCACGCTGGCGCGCCCGTACGGACAGCGTCTCAGCTAtaacggtggcggcgccgatcACGAAGGCAGTCGCGACAGTATaagtggtgatggtggtggaaTGAACTCGTCActgccgacgccgcgcagctCGACCCACACCGCGCCTTACATGCGCCACAGCTCCTCTCTCGAGCCAACCAACCTTCTTGGCGGCTTATGGACGACACCCAATCAAGACGAACATGACAGTGACAACGAGGCCGCACCAACAGTACACCTTCCCGGCACAGCCCCCGCACTGTCCACTGGCGCGCACTCAACATCGATTGCGGAGCGGTCGCCGCAGGCAGAGCCGTTTTCTGCGCCGACGCCTTTCGTCACTTCGGCACCGAAGTTGTCCTCCTCGTGTGTCCACTTCGCTATCGCCAAGCCCCCCGACTTCGACGATCAAAACCCCTCTCGTTGCCACAGTGGTTTGCTGTCGAACCCGGTGGTGCGACGCGGCAGGACCGATAGCGATGGCAATGGCCGCTGTACCAACGACAACTCGCGTCACACCGTCCTCTCCTCAGAGCTTTCCTTtagcggcgacggtggcggcattCTGCAGTCCACATCGTTTGAGCATCCGCGTCCGTCGCTGACGAGCGTACAGCACTCCTCAACCTTttcagcagcaacgacaTTGACAACGGTGACTGAGACCGAGGGAACCGACACGACCTCCACCACGCCCGCGAttgccgaggcgctgcagcgaaggGTATCGTTCTCTGACAGATGCAGCGACCCAGTGCTCGCCAGCTCCGTCACTCCCTCAACACCCAGCATGGTCACTACCGATGGCACACTCAACCTTCAGGTCTTGCGGCTTGGCGACGGCGCGCCACCCCGGTCTGACAATGAAAACAGCGACGTCAGCAGCCTGGGCGCTATAGACtgcgcgctgtcgccgcttgTCGGTCTGCCTCCCCGGTCCCCGCGGTGGCAGAACCTGCAGCAACTCCCTATTAGTAGTGCCCCCTTGTCCGGCGAGGTGCGTCTACCGCATGCGCCAAGCCCCGCTTTCGTGGGCCCCGACACGCGTGTGACGACGTGCCACATGCAACGTCTTCCAGGCGAACTCTGGAATGTTATTATGGCGGACCGTCGAGCTGAAATGGAGGATGTCTTGCGTGCGGATGTGATGGACTTGTTCAACTACGGTgaagcggcgccgacgaTGCGCGGTGAGGATGTGCGCGAGGTGCACTTTACCGTGGTAGGCACCCACCTGTATATCCGCATCGAGCTGGAGCACCTGCGCTCGCTGGAAGAGTCGGAGATCAACATGCGACTCAACCTCTGCTCGTACCCGCTCATGACAGGGCTGTATGAAGAATTCCTCAGGGAGCATCAGGCCAGGGAGCTCGACCCCGTCGAAGACACCATGGCGACGCtgagcagcggtgacggcggcgcaagaggtggaggaaacgagaaggaaaagggcgaTACTCATGGTAGTGTTGAACAGTGCACGAAGTCGATGGTGAGCAACTCGGTAGCCACGTCCTACGCCTTGAGCATGCCGAACCTGAGAGTCGCCGTTGGAAAAAGCGATGGAAACGTAGGCAGGACAGGGGCTGAAGCGTCCACCGCCGTCGCGTCGTCTGACTCTGTGGACGTCGAGAGCAGCACTCTTTTCCGAGAAGGAGCCACAGCGGTTTCGGCATCACGCCATCCGCATACAGTGCGCATTCCTGGGGTTCATTGGGCACGTCTGCTGGCCTTGCCTGGGTTGGAAAAGAGCGACCTAAAGTCCGCCTTCGTGCAAGACACGGGTGTGGCTCTTGGCGTGCTGCCATCCGAGGCCCGCGCGGCGTGCCAGGTGGTGTGCCTCTCGCCTGGCAGCCTTGTCGTGAACTTTGTATGGGACAATGCGGAGCTGTACCCTGGCGCGGTGCCGCTCTCGGTGCCCGATATCAATGCAGCGCTACAGAGCTGTCCGTACCCCTCAGTGCGTGCCTTCTACGCCAACGCATGTGCCAAGCTTCACCTGGACGATGACCTTGCTGTGGTACCTGCGGCGAagcacaccagcagctccggcggtggtggcactgcTGAATGTGTCATCGCTCAGCTCGTCCTGCCGAATAAATCAGAGCTGGACTTCTCGTCAAGCACGGACGAcgatggagagggagaagaggcggtaTCAGCGCCCAAGTCGAGTAGCGAAGGCGGCCTGTCAACTGTAATCGCACCTATGGCACGAGCGTTAGCGCAGGCCGCGAGAGCATCGTCAACGGCTCTGTCGACGGTGAAAAAGGTGCTCTATGCAGCAGACAAAGCGCCGGCTGCGTCTGCGAGGGTGGATTCTTtacagcagcaacgaggtGCCCCAGTACCTTCGTTCAGCCGGATGGACAGCACCATGTCAAGCGAGTCAGCCGAGGAAGTACCCCGCGTTGCTGTTCCCCAGCCAACTGTCGGCTCCCCTATCCACTCTCAAAAAGGTCGgccccagcagcggcgacgggtGCACTCTTCAGCTGGCACTTCTTGCGTCGGCGCCCCCGCAACAGctaccgccaccgtcgccgacTCTTCATCCTCGAAGACGACTGCGCGTCGCGCCACACTAGAGAGCTCTCGAGAGTCAGCAACATTGAACCAATTCGCCCTTAACCATGGGGTGTCAGTCAGCGTGCTACGCCAGTGGAATCCAGCTCTGGCGGAGCTGGACGCCGACGCCGTCATtcctgccactgccactctATACGTGCCTCGCCTCTtgccctcctctgctcgcAAACGTTGGCAAGCGGAGCCAAGTTTGGCTTCCGAAGCTGGGCATCACAGTGACCCAACAGATGGCGTCCTTGCAGCTGTGACAAGCACTACTCCTCACCTCGGCACGGCATGTCTCCCGGCATCCGCTGCGCATCCAAGCGCCAAAACAACCGCACCTCCTGCGGCATCACACGCGATATTGACGACTGTTTCCTCATCTCCCGTGCTGGCTGCCCCAAAGCCGCTGGTGCCACAGCATCAACCGCAAggcccaccgctgccgcagacgccGGCACAGGCAGGCAGTCTagaaaaggcgaagaacaccaccaccactatcCCCATccagaacaacaacaccccCGTTGTTGCCACGCCGCTTCAGCCACCATCGCTCTCCGTAAAGGACGTCGAGAGGCGCCGCGCCTTCCTCACTTCAGCTACGGTGCAGAGTGCGGAGATTTCCGCTTCGCCGTCAGCTGTAGCAGTGGCTCCGTCTGCCTCCATCTTCCCCATAGAGATGTctcgctccacctctccaAGCCTGGAGACACAGGCAGCTGGGGGTGCCAAGATGCCTCCTGGTGCCATCAAAGTGGCCAAGGTGCCCGCTCAGCTCGGAACCACCTCCACTGAGCAGACGGCGCCATTATCGGCTGCCGTACCGACTCTGGCCCTTAGGAGTACACGCGAGGTGTTGCCGCTGGCTCAACAGCCTGTCTCGAGCATGACGACGGCGAAGACGGCGGAGACCAAAGCTCCACCGGCGTACATCGTGTATCAACTGCCCAAACCGCAGATCGATCGAGCCGCCGAGCCGAGAGGAATCGAAGCCATTTTGGCAGCTCATAGAGTCCCTCGCCTGCGTTTGGACAGAGTGGAGAAAAGgtcagcggcagctgtcGACGATGATGCTCGTGCCCGCGCTATTGACGAGGAACACGTCGACTACGAGAACCGCAACAAAGCTGTCGACAGATCGACGATGTTGTGGGAGCGGGAGCTGGGCCTGCGCCTGGACAGTCTCACGGTGGTACAAGTGCGGCGCGGCTCTGTGGCTGCGCGAGCCAACGTGCAGCCCGGCGACACGTTGCGCACGGTGGATGGAcaggtgcttctctctcagtATGATTTTCAGCGCACCATGGCGCatctacagcagcagcacaggaagagaagtgAGGGGCGCACAGTGTTCGTGGCGGCGATGACCAGCCGTGGCACCCCTGTAACGTATCATCTTCGTCTCCCGCCTCTTCACCGTGacggcacggcggcgctgctacCACACCCTGACTTGCGTCTTCCTTTGCCactggcagcgcagcagcagacaccCCCACCACTATCACGGGCCCTACCCCTCTCCGCACGGATGCCAAGCACACCCAGAGGTCCCCAGCAGCACTGGGGACTGCAGTGCTCTACGCAAGGCTTCGTGAGAGCGCCAGCCAAAAGGGCAGTTCCGGTGTCTGCCCGCACACCTGTGAGCACtctcgatgctgctgcgcacaacACCACCCGTGGACATCCGGGTCACGCAAgcccagtgctgctgcgtcatgCGAAGGCACCGGCCAGTGTCCGCTTGTCGTCAATCGGCGTAGGCGGTGCTGAGTTGGGACCCGGGTTGGCGCGGGGGATAGGCCGCGATGACGGCGCGTTAACCCGCACGCGAAAGTACGCCGCGTAG
- a CDS encoding DNA-directed RNA polymerase II/III subunit, putative (TriTrypDB/GeneDB-style sysID: LpmP.18.0780) has product MPAIGQEKLEFYKCFRILQTSAEMMSDRKYKVAQHVVPNSLGEFVERYVEEVEVTESGGAAAGGGFTDAPPRRKQVIRRDKMTLACEREVGEGRTLKAVVYFCPPNHLSSEVVKKIAEDALHEGYQRVVFVTPSKPNPIVRKTMDTYNRSEQDLRFELFEEDELSVNITHHELVPKHTPLSEEELKDVLHAHALELHQLPRILSTDPVARYYGLKRGQVVRIERKSMSAGLYVTYRQVV; this is encoded by the coding sequence ATGCCAGCCATCGGACAAGAGAAGCTGGAGTTCTACAAATGCTTCCGCATCCTGCAGACATCGGCGGAGATGATGTCTGATCGCAAATacaaggtggcgcagcatgTGGTCCCTAACTCCCTTGGCGAGTTTGTTGAGCGGTacgtcgaggaggtggaggtgacggagagcggcggcgcggcggccggcGGTGGCTTTACCGATGCTCCACCCCGTCGCAAGCAGGTAATCCGGCGGGACAAGATGACCCTGGCATGCGAGCGTGAAGTGGGCGAGGGTAGAACGCTCAAGGCGGTCGTGTACTTCTGTCCACCAAACCACCTCTCGTCGGAAGTGGTCAAGAAGATTGCTGAGGATGCGCTCCATGAAGGCTATCAGCGAGTTGTGTTTGTCACCCCCTCGAAGCCGAACCCAATCGTCCGCAAAACGATGGATACGTACAACCGTAGTGAGCAGGACCTGCGCTTCGAGTTGTTTGAGGAGGATGAGCTCTCTGTGAACATCACCCATCACGAACTAGTGCCGAAGCACACGCCGCTATCAGAGGAGGAGCTTAAGGACGTGCTGCACGCCCACGCACTGGAGCTGCATCAGCTGCCCCGCATCCTGTCCACCGACCCTGTAGCTCGCTATTACGGACTGAAGCGTGGCCAAGTAGTCCGCATTGAGCGGAAGAGCATGTCAGCAGGCCTCTACGTGACCTACCGGCAAGTCGTCTGA
- a CDS encoding DNA-directed RNA polymerase I subunit, putative (TriTrypDB/GeneDB-style sysID: LpmP.18.0790): MSSIEELKVVRLFRALNTMIQLCHDRGYIIRHPSAIAEAVQNPKLYDKEEGLDHDWFLRHFVITPDQAARSTRAEKSGGSGSSSGPRRELKHEDVDDVKAGEYDEAVDEAEVIRRAANGEWVCMRNAMRLTCSVDPRRAPPAVKVEPKDTDGGVSHTIVAASMEANSKEKAAKNALMVFFSSSPKLSIKEVQAFREKALKKKVSSMIVVTNKVDPGVRMDVQELSGRMDEATGAELLSIQVFEEEALAFNVVRHETVPHHVALSPTEAAMFLAERKLNVSQLPRMLERDPLVQYLGLHRGSIVHITREGKQSGPYSMYRHVI; encoded by the coding sequence ATGTCGTCTATCGAAGAGCTCAAGGTGGTGCGACTCTTTCGAGCTCTCAATACGATGATTCAACTTTGCCACGACCGCGGCTACATCATTCGACACCCGTCGGCGATCGCCGAGGCAGTGCAGAACCCCAAACTGTAcgacaaggaggaggggctcGACCACGACTGGTTCCTGCGGCACTTCGTCATCACGCCTGACCAggcagcgcgcagcacacgcgcggaGAAaagtggtggcagtggcagcagtagcggccCCAGGCGTGAACTGAAGCACGAAGATGTCGACGACGTCAAGGCGGGCGAGTATGATGAAGCAGTGGACGAGGCCGAGGTGATTCGTCGGGCCGCGAACGGAGAgtgggtgtgcatgcgtAATGCCATGCGGCTGACTTGCTCCGTTGACCCACGCCGCGCACCGCCGGCCGTGAAGGTGGAGCCAAAGGATACCGACGGCGGCGTGTCGCACACTATTGTGGCGGCTTCAATGGAAGCAAATTCGAAGGAAAAGGCAGCCAAGAACGCGCTCATGGTCTTCTTCTCGAGCTCTCCGAAGCTCAGCATAAAGGAAGTGCAGGCATTCCGCGAGAAGGCGCTCAAGAAGAAGGTGTCGTCGATGATTGTTGTGACGAACAAGGTGGACCCCGGTGTGCGCATGGATGTGCAGGAACTCAGCGGTCGCATGGATGAGGCCACAGGTGCAGAGCTGCTCTCCATCCAGGTtttcgaggaggaggcgctggcgttCAACGTCGTGCGCCACGAAACGGTACCCCATCACGTTGCCCTCTCGCCCACCGAGGCGGCAATGTTCCTGGCAGAACGGAAGTTAAACGTTTCCCAACTGCCCCGCATGCTGGAGAGAGACCCTCTTGTTCAGTACCTTGGTTTGCATCGCGGCAGCATCGTCCACATCACACGCGAAGGGAAGCAAAGCGGCCCGTACAGCATGTACCGTCACGTGATTTGA
- a CDS encoding ribosomal protein S8-like protein (TriTrypDB/GeneDB-style sysID: LpmP.18.0800) — translation MSEQRIRQQLNALLADERDPLAEARRQNAAGSAALSGRPLPQRRLVNLPGVERVRDLPADPITRLFFQHQGDHALYYGTYDQPSQLDEDRVQLEKREPKDWTFNVITPMYDFCHRLREASEQRKRFVIVPSTIETRGCAKVLLDHGLVAGFRDFNNDRAFAVELKYFQNEPTINVVEPCSYDGKTEFEWSPKMMRRLLNTHGIHNRLIIYICRTADNRIIDHIQAVKECIGGRGLMMAH, via the coding sequence ATGAGTGAACAGCGTATTAGGCAGCAGCTTAACGCTCTGCTAGCCGACGAGCGAGACCCCCTGGCCGAGGCTCGTCGCCAAAACGCTGCAGGAAGCGCTGCGCTGTCGGGTCGTCCGCTTCCGCAACGGCGGCTGGTGAACCTGCCAGGAGTCGAGCGGGTCCGCGACCTCCCTGCTGACCCGATCACGCGCCTCTTTTTCCAGCACCAAGGCGACCACGCGCTGTACTACGGCACCTACGATCAGCCCAGTCAACTCGATGAGGACCGTGTGCAGCTAGAAAAGCGCGAGCCGAAGGATTGGACCTTTAACGTCATTACCCCCATGTACGACTTCTGTCACCGTCTGCGCGAGGCATCGGAGCAGCGTAAGCGCTTTGTGATCGTGCCCTCGACGATCGAGACACGCGGGTGTGCGAAGGTGTTGCTCGATCACGGACTCGTCGCTGGTTTTCGCGACTTCAACAACGACCGTGCTTTCGCTGTCGAGCTGAAGTACTTCCAAAATGAGCCCACAATCAATGTCGTTGAGCCTTGCAGCTACGATGGCAAGACAGAGTTCGAGTGGTCACCCAAGATGATGAGGCGTCTCCTGAACACACACGGCATCCATAACCGACTCATCATCTACATCTGCCGCACCGCAGACAACCGCATCATCGACCACATCCAAGCAGTGAAAGAGTGCATCGGTGGACGTGGCTTGATGATGGCTCACTAA
- a CDS encoding ethanolamine phosphotransferase, putative (TriTrypDB/GeneDB-style sysID: LpmP.18.0810), with protein sequence MPSWISPAAPPEMPTVSAEPSVLAEYLLFPFYDYVVQFYPQSWMPNKVTLVGIFSTVFSSVLLLGSMPAGLQFQPGRMELLPSSLVKDPAIPKVPPLALTEMTPILPFMSPSLMLVLCGSLNLIYCVADNTDGRLARRDKKTSAIGEYLDHGLDCVTSLLSTCCVFLLLASLCNMAISVCLVAFVTVLSHTLHFEANIFIWGNRIATVDEAMLFFGLSMWWPLVCPGVSTTRVPEWIIEGIFGWNSSWATYLRPLRMVELVYIFYSIAQAQTIFRMVSWRWRILCRIHVIFSVLNSLVFLMLMGVHSEYVAAAAPLTSVPGYTLGPFTYPAVWSITVACTSSTIIHIPIIARCARLPVTDPLPLAGIMLVWLIFISCPVAGAILSVVLHVGQMLLNVDFIKKHAQNNNAE encoded by the coding sequence ATGCCGAGCTGGATctcacctgcagcgccgcccgaGATGCCTACTGTGTCAGCCGAGCCCAGCGTCTTGGCCGAGTACCTCTTATTCCCCTTTTACGACTACGTCGTGCAGTTTTACCCACAGTCGTGGATGCCCAACAAGGTCACCTTGGTCGGCATCTTTTCTActgtcttctcttccgtgCTGCTTCTCGGCTCTATGCCAGCGGGGCTACAGTTTCAGCCCGGCAggatggagctgctgccctcctccctcgtcAAGGACCCTGCGATACCAAaagtgccgccgctggcgctgacggagaTGACGCCTATCCTGCCATTCATGTCGCCTTCTCTTATGCTCGTCCTCTGTGGGTCGCTGAACCTGATCTACTGCGTCGCTGACAACACCGACGGCCGCCTCGCTCGGCGCGACAAGAAGACGAGTGCTATTGGCGAGTACCTCGATCATGGGCTTGACTGCGTGACGTCGCTCCTGTCGACGTGCTGCGTCTTCTTGCTGCTTGCGTCGCTCTGCAACATGGCCATCTCTGTTTGCCTCGTGGCCTTCGTCACCGTGCTCTCTCACACGCTGCACTTTGAGGCAAACATCTTTATCTGGGGCAATCGCATCGCCACCGTCGATGAAGCGATGCTCTTCTTCGGTTTAAGCATGTGGTGGCCGCTCGTCTGTCCGGGGGTGTCCACCACCAGAGTACCAGAGTGGATCATAGAGGGCATATTTGGCTGGAACAGCAGTTGGGCCACTTACCTGCGTCCGCTGCGCATGGTTGAGCTTGTCTACATCTTCTACAGTATAGCGCAGGCGCAGACAATCTTCCGCATGGTgagctggcgctggcgcatcTTATGCCGCATCCATGTGATCTTCAGCGTACTGAACAGCCTTGTGTTTCTCATGCTGATGGGCGTGCACAGCGAGtacgttgccgctgccgcgcctctCACGTCAGTGCCTGGGTACACCCTGGGTCCCTTCACGTACCCCGCTGTATGGAGCATCACAGTTGCCTGCACCTCGAGCACGATCATTCACATCCCCATCATAGCACGCTGCGCTCGCCTGCCCGTCACTgacccgctgccgctggcgggTATCATGCTAGTGTGGCTTATCTTCATTTCCTGTCCAGTTGCTGGCGCCATTCTCTCCGTGGTCCTCCACGTCGGGCAGATGCTGCTTAATGTGGATTTCATCAAGAAGCACGCGCAGAACAATAATGCGGAGTAA